The genome window GCATAAACCcagtgaaaataataattcaaaactATGCCCGAGGCTGGACAGGAGGTAATTAAAGCACGTCGTTTCCTAAAGGATCGACTGCAACGCGACTACACTACTCTACGAGGCTATGAAGCCGAGCGCTCCAATGTACGCCAACTACTTCAGCGCACAGCAGAAATGGGAGAATCAAATTCCTTGTTATTGATAGGACCGCGAGGAGCTGGTAAAACTACAGTAAGAACGAACATTACATTAAAGTAGATGAACAAacactaaatataatatatgattaCTGTTTACAGCTCATTAATTCTGTGCTTACCGATCTGTTAGAAAACAATGCGTTTGTGGACAACACGCTTATTGTGCATCTCGATGGCAATCTTCATACAGACGATCGTATAGCCCTTAAATCCATTACAGTACAGATGCGCTTGGAGAATGCAGCCGATGGCAAAGTATTTGGTTCTTTTGCTGAGAATCTAGCATTTTTGCTGCAGTGCCTAAAGGCGGGCGATAAGAAGTCCAAAAGCGTCGTTTTCGTATTGGAAGAGTTTGATCTATTTTGCGCACATCACAATCAAACCCTACTCTATAATCTCTTTGATGTTTCACAGTCGGCACAAGCACCGATTTGTGTCTTGGGCGTCACTTGCCGCCTGGACGTAATTGAGCTGCTCGAGAAACGCGTCAAATCCAGATTTTCACACAGGTAATGTGGTCGCCTGCTTCCGAATAACCTAATAGTTAAACataatctatttatttgcagGCAAGTGTTTCTATTTCCCAGTGCCCATCAATTTGAGGAATACGCAGCGCTCTTTCAGGAGTTAATCAGCATACCAAGCAGCAAGGAGCTGAAGAGCAATGTGGATAGAATTGACAGTCTAGAACTGCTGAAATCGGAGGCATTCACCTTTCAACGCAATCATTTCGATAGCGTGGAGTATACATTTGATAAGAGATTTGTCGACAACTGGAACAAAGACATTTCGAAGCTGATGAAGTCACCAACTGTAGAGAAAACACTCAAAATGCTCTACGATTTTGATGTCAGTCAGGCGTTTCTAAAGATGTTCACCTTCCGCTTGGTGGCAAAGATAAAACGCGAGGCGCCACACATAACAGCTGAACTGGTGGCAGCATTGGCCACTCAATATGAATGCGATGATAAAGTGGATCTACTCTGCGGTCTCTCAGTACTGGAACTGTGTCTCATCATTGCCATCAAACATCATTCGACTATCTACGATCGCGATCCATTCAATTTCGAGATCGTTTTTGGACGCTTTAATAAGTTTGCCAAAGT of Drosophila nasuta strain 15112-1781.00 chromosome 3, ASM2355853v1, whole genome shotgun sequence contains these proteins:
- the LOC132792033 gene encoding origin recognition complex subunit 4 is translated as MPEAGQEVIKARRFLKDRLQRDYTTLRGYEAERSNVRQLLQRTAEMGESNSLLLIGPRGAGKTTLINSVLTDLLENNAFVDNTLIVHLDGNLHTDDRIALKSITVQMRLENAADGKVFGSFAENLAFLLQCLKAGDKKSKSVVFVLEEFDLFCAHHNQTLLYNLFDVSQSAQAPICVLGVTCRLDVIELLEKRVKSRFSHRQVFLFPSAHQFEEYAALFQELISIPSSKELKSNVDRIDSLELLKSEAFTFQRNHFDSVEYTFDKRFVDNWNKDISKLMKSPTVEKTLKMLYDFDVSQAFLKMFTFRLVAKIKREAPHITAELVAALATQYECDDKVDLLCGLSVLELCLIIAIKHHSTIYDRDPFNFEIVFGRFNKFAKVSSTMQGVERAIVLKAFEHLRIVELIMPLSNSGLGKVQKEFEMHKLALTYGQIQQAVQRYQALPTEVAQWAQSSLI